One stretch of Oncorhynchus tshawytscha isolate Ot180627B linkage group LG19, Otsh_v2.0, whole genome shotgun sequence DNA includes these proteins:
- the il34 gene encoding interleukin-34 produces MVRSTAWLLGALLGLICVLPLVLMTPRTAQCTSLKTLENKLIGRRRNMKHNLPINYTIRVHYEEVFKLSNISRLRARVEDLEDGDLQDVWLLVNQEVLKRILRVLPVRHPSYKYTTDLEDLFRKVQQVFPPQTDEREPPERIEEIYKRVKEIDSKGWRFVTPKSLLDNCYRTMHCLFKDCFSSEDREQDYCGLPHWRKGRKRLQ; encoded by the exons ATGGTCCGGTCAACAGCCTGGCTCCTGGGAGCTCTATTGG GTTTGATATGTGTACTACCTCTTGTTTTGATGACGCCCAGAACTGCCCAGTGCACATCTTTGAAGACATTGGAAAACAAACTCATAGGCAGAAGACGTAACATG AAACACAATTTACCCATTAATTACACCATCAGAGTTCACTATGAGGAGGTCTTCAAACTCAGCAATATCAGCAGGCTG AGGGCGAGGGTGGAGGATCTGGAAGACGGGGACCTGCAGGATGTGTGGCTGTTGGTCAACCAGGAGGTGTTGAAGAGGATTCTGAGGGTCTTGCCAGTGAGACACCCCTCCTACAAGTACACCACCGACCTGGAGGATCTCTTCAGGAAGGTCCAGCAGGTGTTCCCACCACAGACTGATGAG AGAGAGCCACCAGAGCGAATAGAGGAGATCTACAAAAGGGTTAAGGAGATTGACTCAAAAGGCTGGAGGTTCGTGACCCCCAAATCTCTGTTGGATAACTGCTATCGGACAATGCACTGTCTCTTCAAAGACTGCTTTTCCAGTGAAGACAGAGAGCAAGACT ATTGTGGCTTACCTCACTGGCGGAAGGGCAGAAAGAGACTACAGTAA